A genomic segment from Stegostoma tigrinum isolate sSteTig4 chromosome 1, sSteTig4.hap1, whole genome shotgun sequence encodes:
- the LOC125456231 gene encoding homeobox protein Nkx-3.2 → MAVRGNTLTPFSIQAILTRKDENRHSKNLDVSCFSPATCWKMLNALDSCPKINASSGKIDAGKDLPSEQLCCDSDSGVGDENDCKNHSICNSEKELEIAGACSFQSKPMKEASSSLSEDKDDSKDYLCSGGMAEHLAAPSPIEEDCKSEQSPDQPKQRKKRSRAAFSHAQVFELERRFNHQRYLSGPERADLAASLKLTETQVKIWFQNRRYKTKRRQLAADLMASAPAAKKVAVKVLIRDDQRQYSPGELLRPSLLSLQPSYQYYPFTYCLPAWTVTACSGTQ, encoded by the exons ATGGCTGTTCGTGGTAACACTTTGACCCCGTTCTCCATCCAAGCAATTTTAACCAGAAAGGATGAGAATCGACACTCGAAAAATTTGGACGTGTCTTGTTTCTCGCCCGCTACCTGTTGGAAGATGTTGAACGCTTTGGATTCCTGTCCAAAGATCAATGCGTCTTCTGGGAAAATCGATGCAGGGAAAGATCTGCCCAGTGAGCAGCTCTGTTGCGACTCTGATTCAGGCGTCGGTGATGAAAATGACTGTAAAAATCATTCGATTTGCAACTCGGAAAAGGAGCTAGAGATTGCAGGAGCGTGCTCCTTCCAGTCGAAACCAATGAAGGAAGCAAGTTCAAGTCTCAGCGAAGATAAAGATGATAGTAAGGACTATCTGTGTAGCGGAGGAATGGCAGAACATTTAGCAG CTCCAAGCCCCATTGAGGAAGACTGTAAATCTGAGCAGAGCCCGGATCAGCCCAAACAGAGAAAGAAACGCTCCAGAGCCGCCTTCTCTCACGCCCAGGTATTCGAGCTCGAACGCCGCTTCAACCATCAAAGGTATCTGTCTGGTCCCGAGCGGGCGGATTTGGCGGCCTCCCTCAAACTCACCGAAACTCAGGTTAAAATCTGGTTCCAGAACCGCAGGTACAAGACCAAACGTCGGCAGCTTGCCGCTGACCTGATGGCTTCGGCTCCAGCCGCGAAGAAGGTAGCAGTGAAAGTGTTAATCCGGGACGATCAGAGACAGTACAGTCCGGGAGAATTACTTCGGCCATCACTGCTCTCTCTTCAACCATCATACCAGTACTATCCGTTCACCTACTGTCTGCCGGCATGGACAGTAACCGCTTGTTCGGGGACTCAATAG